Proteins encoded within one genomic window of Rossellomorea vietnamensis:
- a CDS encoding sodium-dependent transporter, with translation MSQREQWSSKIGFILAAAGSAIGLGAIWKFPYIAGENGGGAFFLIFILFTLILGLPLLLAEFSIGRTAGSNAVDSYRKIAPGTKWHWVGVLGMVTSFILLSFYSVIGGWIVVYLFKAVTGQLNGLSSDQYAEVFGATISNPGISVFVQLLFILMTIIVVAKGIEKGIELASKIMMPALFILFILLVIRAVTLDGAAEGVTFLLQPDFSKVTSQTILEAMGQSFFTLSVGVSVMVTYSSYLPKTQSLPRSAISIVAMNIFIVLLAGLAIFPAVFAFDLEPGAGPVLLFNVLPTVFSQLPFGMLFFIAFLVLFLFAALTSAFSMLEIIVSVISKGDPGKRTKWSWIIGLAIFVCGIPSALSFGVLGDITLFGKTIFDLADFTVSNVLLPIGSLLIALFVPLKMKKTALYDELKQGSGLKRGLFETWFFLIRFVAPVLILFVMLDVLGVF, from the coding sequence ATGAGTCAGCGTGAACAATGGTCATCGAAAATCGGCTTTATTTTGGCGGCAGCCGGGTCTGCCATCGGATTGGGGGCCATATGGAAATTCCCTTATATTGCCGGTGAAAATGGAGGCGGAGCATTCTTCCTGATCTTTATTTTATTTACTTTAATACTCGGCCTTCCATTATTACTGGCTGAATTCTCAATCGGACGTACGGCGGGAAGCAATGCGGTGGATTCGTACCGAAAGATTGCTCCCGGGACCAAATGGCACTGGGTGGGGGTCCTCGGGATGGTCACATCCTTCATTCTGCTTTCCTTCTACAGTGTCATCGGGGGATGGATCGTCGTTTATTTATTCAAAGCTGTTACAGGACAATTAAACGGCCTTTCTTCAGATCAATACGCAGAAGTATTCGGGGCAACGATATCAAACCCCGGGATAAGTGTGTTCGTCCAGCTCCTCTTCATCCTGATGACCATCATCGTGGTGGCCAAGGGGATTGAAAAAGGGATTGAACTCGCAAGTAAAATTATGATGCCGGCATTATTCATTCTTTTCATTTTGTTAGTGATCCGCGCAGTGACCCTTGATGGTGCAGCGGAAGGAGTTACATTCCTGCTCCAGCCGGACTTTTCCAAAGTAACGTCACAGACGATTTTAGAGGCGATGGGTCAATCGTTCTTTACGTTAAGTGTCGGGGTTTCGGTGATGGTGACATACAGCTCATATCTTCCGAAAACACAAAGTCTTCCCCGTTCGGCCATTTCGATCGTGGCGATGAATATCTTCATCGTATTACTGGCTGGACTTGCGATTTTCCCGGCAGTATTCGCTTTTGATCTGGAGCCCGGCGCAGGTCCGGTGCTGCTATTTAATGTACTGCCCACTGTGTTCAGTCAGCTTCCTTTCGGGATGCTCTTCTTTATCGCATTCCTTGTACTATTCTTGTTCGCAGCATTGACTTCAGCGTTCTCGATGCTTGAGATCATCGTATCGGTCATTTCGAAGGGGGACCCCGGAAAGCGTACGAAATGGTCGTGGATCATCGGTCTCGCCATCTTCGTTTGCGGTATCCCATCGGCTTTATCTTTCGGGGTACTTGGTGATATCACATTGTTTGGGAAAACCATCTTTGATTTAGCCGACTTTACAGTAAGTAATGTATTGCTTCCCATCGGATCATTGCTCATAGCTCTCTTTGTACCGCTCAAAATGAAGAAAACTGCTTTATATGATGAATTGAAGCAGGGCAGCGGGTTGAAACGGGGATTGTTTGAAACCTGGTTCTTCTTGATCCGCTTTGTGGCGCCGGTGTTAATACTATTCGTCATGCTTGATGTCCTGGGAGTGTTTTAA
- a CDS encoding superoxide dismutase family protein — MNYYQYGYPAYSHYRNAPNMAYAHIQGGPLAPGLKGYVFFREVQNGVEVFAEVTGLPSYKEGEGDQKPIGPHGFHLHEKGVCEIGEPNEPFTSAGGHWNPTNQPHGNHAGDFPVLFSNDGYAKMSFFTNKFNVKDVIGKGVIIHQNPDDFRSQPSGDAGKRLACGVIMGYGAS, encoded by the coding sequence ATGAATTATTATCAATATGGCTATCCTGCCTATTCCCATTACCGAAATGCTCCGAACATGGCATACGCTCACATTCAGGGTGGTCCACTCGCTCCAGGGCTCAAAGGATATGTGTTTTTTCGGGAAGTGCAAAATGGTGTTGAAGTATTTGCCGAGGTGACAGGTTTACCTTCCTATAAAGAAGGAGAGGGTGATCAAAAGCCGATCGGTCCCCACGGATTTCACCTCCATGAAAAAGGGGTATGTGAAATAGGGGAACCCAATGAACCATTCACGTCTGCAGGAGGGCATTGGAATCCGACCAACCAGCCGCATGGGAATCATGCAGGGGATTTTCCTGTTTTGTTTTCAAATGACGGCTACGCAAAGATGTCCTTTTTCACGAATAAATTCAACGTGAAAGATGTGATAGGGAAGGGTGTCATCATTCATCAAAACCCGGATGACTTCAGGTCACAGCCTTCAGGAGATGCAGGGAAACGATTGGCGTGCGGAGTGATCATGGGGTATGGAGCATCATAA
- a CDS encoding S8 family peptidase, translated as MQGEMRLIPYFMDEMIVDANEIPKGVDLIQAPSMWKNGYKGKGVTIAILDTGCDMNHPDLTGRVKGFRNFTDDDDGAEDNVTDYSGHGTHVAGTIAANENGDGVIGVAPMADLLVIKVLAGSRGSGQYDWIVNGILYAIEQKVDIISMSLGGPSDYDPLHEAIQKAVDANILVVCAAGNEGDSNSGTDEFSYPACYNEVISVGAIDLQRKSSYFTNSNNEVDLVAPGEQILSTIPGEKYAKLSGTSMSAPHISGALALIKEFEQASFDRKLSECEVYAQLIKRTVPLGFPKTLEGNGLVFLTAPDLLREHLRNQPLAQIG; from the coding sequence ATGCAAGGTGAAATGAGGTTAATTCCCTATTTCATGGACGAAATGATTGTGGATGCAAATGAAATTCCTAAAGGCGTTGACTTAATCCAAGCCCCAAGCATGTGGAAAAATGGGTATAAAGGGAAAGGTGTCACCATCGCAATCCTTGATACGGGATGTGATATGAACCACCCTGATCTTACAGGAAGGGTGAAAGGATTCCGAAATTTCACCGACGATGATGACGGTGCAGAGGATAATGTGACGGATTACAGCGGACACGGTACCCATGTGGCTGGGACAATTGCCGCAAACGAAAATGGTGACGGGGTCATCGGAGTGGCTCCAATGGCTGACTTACTGGTGATTAAAGTTCTCGCCGGCAGCCGCGGAAGTGGTCAGTATGATTGGATCGTGAACGGTATTCTATATGCCATCGAGCAAAAGGTCGACATCATTTCCATGTCTTTGGGGGGGCCTTCGGATTATGATCCTCTGCATGAAGCCATTCAAAAAGCGGTGGATGCCAATATCCTCGTGGTGTGCGCTGCAGGGAATGAAGGCGACTCCAATAGCGGCACTGATGAATTTTCCTACCCTGCCTGCTACAATGAAGTCATTTCGGTCGGCGCCATCGATCTTCAAAGAAAGTCTTCCTACTTTACCAATTCCAACAATGAAGTTGACCTGGTGGCCCCCGGCGAACAAATCCTATCGACCATTCCCGGAGAAAAATACGCCAAGCTCAGCGGAACCTCCATGTCAGCTCCCCACATCTCTGGAGCATTAGCCCTGATCAAAGAATTTGAACAAGCATCCTTTGACCGGAAACTTTCTGAATGTGAAGTATATGCGCAGCTCATTAAGCGGACTGTACCACTTGGATTCCCGAAAACTTTGGAAGGGAATGGCCTGGTCTTTTTAACTGCTCCTGACCTCCTGCGCGAGCACTTGAGAAACCAGCCTCTTGCCCAGATTGGGTGA